Proteins found in one Aquibium microcysteis genomic segment:
- a CDS encoding carbohydrate ABC transporter permease encodes MTAAALHPPLRRRSRFGRKVRIAAGVFACLVFLFPVFWMVLSSFKEQRDIFTVPPTLFFTPTLETYVSYMQRADISRRLINTIIVAVGSGLLSIVAGAMAGYALARIRLRGAGTIGVLILLSRGVPPIALAVPMFLVARSLGVTDMHITLILAYCTFLIPYVMWLMRGFFLALPKELEESAMIDGCSRFGAFFKIIVPISMPGLLSTMIFSMILAWEELLFALVLTNRYASTIPVAIAGIAGDTVNGANWGALTAVGTITVIPVVVFALLVQKWLIQGLADGATKG; translated from the coding sequence TTGACCGCCGCCGCACTCCACCCTCCGCTGCGGAGGAGGTCGCGGTTCGGCCGCAAGGTCCGCATCGCCGCCGGCGTCTTCGCCTGTCTCGTCTTCCTGTTTCCCGTGTTCTGGATGGTGCTGAGCTCCTTCAAGGAGCAGCGCGACATCTTCACCGTGCCGCCGACCCTGTTCTTCACGCCGACGCTCGAGACCTATGTCAGCTATATGCAGCGGGCCGACATCTCGCGGCGCCTGATCAACACCATCATCGTGGCCGTCGGCTCGGGCCTGCTGTCGATCGTCGCCGGCGCCATGGCCGGCTATGCGCTGGCCCGCATCAGGCTGCGCGGCGCGGGTACCATCGGCGTGCTCATCCTCCTGTCGCGCGGCGTGCCGCCGATCGCACTCGCCGTGCCGATGTTCCTCGTCGCCCGCTCGCTCGGCGTCACCGACATGCACATCACGCTGATCCTGGCCTACTGCACCTTCCTCATCCCCTACGTGATGTGGCTGATGCGCGGCTTCTTCCTGGCCCTGCCGAAGGAGCTGGAGGAGTCGGCCATGATCGACGGCTGCAGCCGCTTCGGCGCCTTCTTCAAGATCATCGTGCCGATCTCGATGCCGGGGCTGCTGTCGACCATGATCTTCAGCATGATCCTCGCCTGGGAGGAACTGCTCTTCGCGCTGGTGCTGACCAACCGCTACGCCTCGACGATCCCCGTCGCCATCGCCGGCATCGCCGGCGACACGGTGAACGGCGCGAACTGGGGCGCCCTGACGGCGGTCGGAACCATAACCGTCATCCCCGTGGTGGTCTTCGCCCTGCTGGTCCAGAAATGGCTGATCCAGGGACTGGCCGACGGCGCGACGAAGGGGTGA
- a CDS encoding GntR family transcriptional regulator, with protein sequence MTQPHIYLSKADLARRHIEELIISRKVKPGDRITTREISEALGISETPIREAIRSLASEGWLEVQMHVGAVVASAGREQLREIYALRGLIGALAIELGAASYGPKRLAEIDANIEAATEAVAAQDAARYIQLNHEFHTLLYDTPHSQWSLRMLMNLSALTSVHSGFKMITGRMADSLSEHKAIRDAIRAGAFEAAAALVKLHERAAYEAITRDLESDDPARARNVG encoded by the coding sequence ATGACGCAGCCGCATATCTATCTGTCCAAGGCCGACCTCGCACGCCGGCACATCGAGGAACTGATCATCTCCCGGAAGGTCAAGCCGGGCGACCGGATCACGACCCGCGAGATCTCCGAGGCGCTCGGGATTTCCGAAACCCCGATCCGCGAGGCGATCCGCAGCCTCGCCTCCGAGGGCTGGCTCGAGGTCCAGATGCATGTCGGCGCCGTGGTGGCGAGCGCCGGGCGCGAGCAGCTGCGCGAGATCTACGCCCTGCGCGGCCTGATCGGTGCGCTCGCGATCGAACTCGGCGCGGCGAGCTACGGCCCGAAGCGGCTCGCCGAGATCGACGCCAACATCGAGGCGGCGACCGAGGCGGTCGCGGCGCAGGATGCGGCGCGCTACATCCAGCTCAACCACGAGTTCCACACGCTGCTCTACGACACGCCGCATTCGCAATGGTCGCTGCGCATGCTGATGAACCTGAGCGCGCTGACCTCGGTCCACAGCGGCTTCAAGATGATCACCGGCCGCATGGCGGACTCGCTGTCCGAACACAAGGCGATCCGCGACGCCATCCGCGCCGGCGCCTTCGAGGCGGCGGCGGCGCTCGTCAAGCTGCACGAACGCGCGGCCTACGAGGCGATCACCCGCGACCTCGAATCCGACGATCCGGCCAGGGCCAGGAACGTCGGCTAG
- a CDS encoding metallophosphoesterase family protein, whose protein sequence is MIRFLHASDLHLGKRFGNLAEDLRGRLREARHGAIGRLAEQARLNGADVVLLAGDTFDSETPAPEIRRQAIAAMAQHAPLRFVILPGNHDSLQAAPLWSALRKDLPQNVILATEAAPLPLAPGVVLLPAPCTTRRPGRDLSEWMDAAATPEGAVRIGLAHGPVQSFSEDTGASDILAPDRARRAGLDYLALGDWHGAVAIDARTHYSGTPEPDRFKHDRPGQALLVGIEAAGAEPAVTPVETGLFGWRTQPLHLLPADDCEAALAALLPPPHLRRQTLLRVAASGRAGIAGRTALAAAVEAAAPDFALLELDAAALATEYETTDLDRIDRTGALRDAADMLMAEARDEARAEADREVARGALQRLFSYCASAAS, encoded by the coding sequence TTGATCCGTTTCCTTCACGCGAGCGACCTGCACCTCGGCAAGCGCTTCGGCAACCTGGCCGAGGATCTGCGCGGCCGGCTGCGCGAGGCGCGCCACGGCGCGATCGGCCGGCTGGCCGAGCAGGCGCGGCTGAATGGGGCCGACGTCGTGCTGCTGGCCGGCGACACCTTCGACAGCGAGACCCCGGCGCCCGAGATCCGCCGCCAGGCGATCGCGGCGATGGCCCAGCACGCGCCGCTGCGCTTCGTGATCCTGCCCGGCAACCATGATTCGCTGCAGGCCGCGCCGCTATGGTCGGCGCTGCGCAAGGACCTGCCGCAGAACGTGATCCTCGCCACCGAAGCCGCGCCGCTTCCGCTCGCGCCGGGCGTCGTTCTTCTGCCGGCCCCCTGCACGACGCGCCGGCCAGGCCGCGACCTGAGCGAATGGATGGACGCCGCCGCGACGCCCGAGGGCGCCGTCCGCATCGGTCTCGCCCATGGGCCGGTGCAGAGCTTTTCGGAAGACACGGGCGCGTCCGACATCCTGGCGCCGGACCGGGCACGGCGCGCGGGGCTCGACTATCTGGCGCTCGGCGACTGGCACGGCGCCGTCGCCATCGACGCGCGCACCCATTACAGCGGAACGCCCGAACCCGACCGGTTCAAGCACGACCGGCCAGGTCAGGCGCTCCTGGTCGGCATCGAGGCCGCGGGGGCGGAGCCCGCCGTCACGCCGGTCGAGACCGGTCTGTTCGGCTGGAGGACGCAACCGCTGCACCTGCTGCCGGCAGACGACTGCGAAGCGGCGCTGGCGGCCCTCCTGCCGCCGCCGCACCTGCGCCGGCAGACGCTGCTGCGCGTCGCCGCCTCCGGCCGCGCGGGCATCGCCGGCCGCACCGCGCTTGCCGCCGCCGTCGAGGCGGCCGCGCCCGACTTCGCGCTGCTCGAACTCGACGCGGCCGCGCTGGCGACCGAATACGAGACGACCGATCTCGACCGGATCGACCGCACCGGCGCGCTGCGCGACGCCGCCGACATGCTGATGGCTGAGGCCCGCGACGAGGCGCGCGCGGAGGCGGACCGCGAGGTCGCGCGCGGCGCGCTGCAGCGGCTGTTCTCCTATTGCGCGTCGGCCGCGTCATGA
- a CDS encoding carbohydrate ABC transporter permease — MSTVTAAGARRARPRAWTRLSDVASRWAFMGPAAVILGAMLAYPIFYTIEISFSRFDLMTFGAVEWIGFENYAHVLDDYRFWSSMKVTLVYLVFALPLQIVLGFGIAFLINADWRGRGTVRALFIIPMVVAPVVAGGIWRMILDPLWGIMNWVIGLAGFGPLDWFGDPNLAMAAIVIIDTWRWTPFVVLIATAALLSLPRDLFEAAEIDGAGWWSMLWSITLPLLVPIIAATFVVRWLGAVKMFDIALAATYGGPGGATNVINLFIYEEAFRSLRFAESAAMAVIVLVLTMLLTGLFLFGTRKLEQRY; from the coding sequence ATGAGCACAGTGACGGCAGCGGGCGCACGCAGGGCGCGACCCCGCGCATGGACGAGACTGTCGGACGTCGCGTCGCGCTGGGCGTTCATGGGACCCGCGGCCGTCATCCTCGGGGCGATGCTCGCCTATCCGATCTTCTACACCATCGAGATCAGCTTCTCCCGCTTCGACCTGATGACCTTCGGCGCGGTCGAATGGATCGGCTTCGAGAACTACGCACACGTGCTCGACGACTACCGCTTCTGGTCGTCGATGAAGGTGACCCTGGTCTATCTGGTCTTTGCCTTGCCGCTGCAGATCGTCCTGGGATTCGGCATTGCCTTCCTCATCAATGCCGACTGGCGCGGACGCGGCACCGTCCGCGCCCTCTTCATCATCCCCATGGTCGTGGCCCCGGTCGTCGCGGGCGGCATCTGGCGCATGATCCTCGACCCGCTCTGGGGCATCATGAACTGGGTGATCGGCCTGGCGGGTTTCGGTCCGCTCGACTGGTTCGGCGATCCGAACCTCGCCATGGCCGCGATCGTCATCATCGACACCTGGCGGTGGACGCCCTTCGTCGTGCTGATCGCCACCGCAGCACTTCTGTCGCTGCCGCGCGACCTCTTCGAGGCGGCCGAGATCGACGGCGCCGGCTGGTGGTCGATGCTCTGGTCGATCACGCTGCCGCTGCTCGTGCCGATCATCGCCGCCACCTTCGTGGTGCGCTGGCTGGGCGCGGTCAAGATGTTCGACATCGCGCTGGCGGCCACCTATGGCGGGCCGGGCGGCGCGACCAACGTCATCAATCTCTTCATCTACGAGGAAGCCTTCCGGTCGCTGCGCTTTGCCGAATCCGCCGCCATGGCCGTCATCGTGCTGGTGCTGACGATGCTGCTCACCGGCCTCTTCCTGTTCGGCACCCGCAAGCTGGAGCAACGCTATTGA
- a CDS encoding ABC transporter ATP-binding protein, with product MGTVAIRSVRKTYGQLEVIHGVSLDIADGEFVALVGPSGCGKSTLLRMIAGLEEITGGEIAIGGRVVNDVVPKDRDIAMVFQNYALYPHMNVRDNMGFALRQRRLPRAEIDARVADAARILGLEQLLDRKPRALSGGQRQRVAMGRAIVRQPNVFLFDEPLSNLDAKLRVQMRSELKELHQRLGVTTVYVTHDQIEAMTLADRVVVMNGGIVEQMGPPLDLYDRPGSLFVAAFIGSPPMNFLEGIVDRDETLVLDDGSRLALPLPVRGKARVTVGIRPEHLALAAAGWPAVVSVIEPTGSETQITARLGENVIRVLIRGRTEVRPGETIHLAARAGDVHVFDTGSGRRLTARALEGADR from the coding sequence ATGGGCACAGTCGCGATCAGGAGCGTCCGCAAGACCTACGGGCAGCTGGAGGTGATCCACGGCGTTTCGCTCGACATCGCCGACGGCGAGTTCGTCGCACTCGTGGGGCCGTCGGGCTGCGGCAAGTCGACCCTGCTGCGCATGATCGCGGGGCTCGAGGAGATCACCGGAGGCGAGATCGCCATCGGCGGGCGCGTCGTCAACGACGTGGTCCCGAAGGACCGCGACATCGCCATGGTGTTCCAGAACTACGCGCTCTATCCGCACATGAACGTGCGCGACAACATGGGCTTCGCGCTGCGCCAGCGCCGGCTGCCGCGCGCCGAGATCGATGCCCGCGTGGCGGACGCCGCACGCATCCTCGGGCTGGAACAGCTGCTCGACCGCAAGCCGCGCGCGCTGTCCGGCGGGCAGCGCCAGCGCGTCGCGATGGGCCGTGCGATCGTGCGCCAGCCCAACGTCTTCCTGTTCGACGAGCCGCTTTCCAACCTCGACGCCAAGCTGCGCGTGCAGATGCGCTCCGAACTGAAGGAACTGCACCAGCGGCTGGGCGTCACCACCGTCTACGTCACGCACGACCAGATCGAGGCGATGACGCTCGCCGACCGCGTCGTCGTGATGAACGGCGGCATCGTCGAGCAGATGGGGCCGCCGCTGGACCTCTACGACCGGCCGGGCAGCCTGTTCGTCGCCGCCTTCATCGGTTCGCCGCCGATGAACTTCCTCGAGGGCATCGTCGACCGCGACGAGACCCTGGTGCTCGACGACGGGTCGCGCCTGGCGCTGCCGCTGCCCGTCCGCGGGAAGGCCCGGGTGACGGTCGGCATCAGGCCGGAACATCTCGCTCTGGCTGCGGCCGGCTGGCCGGCGGTCGTCTCGGTCATCGAGCCGACCGGCTCGGAGACCCAGATCACCGCGCGCCTGGGCGAGAACGTGATCCGCGTCCTGATCCGGGGCCGCACCGAGGTGCGGCCGGGCGAGACGATCCACCTCGCCGCGCGCGCCGGAGACGTCCACGTCTTCGACACCGGCTCGGGACGGCGGCTGACGGCCAGGGCGCTGGAAGGAGCGGACCGGTGA
- a CDS encoding AAA family ATPase translates to MKITALRLFNVKRFAGRGVAIEDIGDGVNVLCAANEFGKSTSFEALHALFFQAHTGQPKDVKRLQPYSGGNPVIEADIETEAGRYRLAKQFLGGKRATVTDIGSGRLVAQADEAEAFIAGLTRGGTAGPAGLLWVRQGITGIEDRDRREEEDERRVRASLLESVQGEVEAVTGGRRMAEVSARCAEELGRLVTASGRPKAGGPYEAATAEQKRLAAEEARLRADVDALRKDLDERATAAKHLKEIDDPDERAARRQALDKAQAALDAARAHGEALKTAQAALAHARSRRDATGREREAFRGALATSVQLAGRIAAAEQARDAALARHRAATDAIARAEAAAQAAETGEKQARDLFARLDAALKAKDRAERVAALATTLETVETLRTEREAAEAALAPLAVPAKSVERLQALEVEIAGLAALASAREPKLAIAYEAGATARVTLDGVTLDDGEERGLADPARLDIPGIGTVTLRTSRPAGDDAALRKAVTERDGLLAKLGAAGLPEVRQREAAAQRAKADIDRLAARIEALAPQGLAALREEIARLASTALPDLEIKGDPEVARLDAEEASRRVGAARLALREAQPSRGLAEDALRKAETALAALQGERAQVEASLGPADARAERERALAEQADLAAEQAAEAEAKATRLMEAAPDIASAEAAVKRLRSAEETATKQIADLRERIAGLDGTIRARADEAVEEQWRETREALDAADRRVAAFAAEVALLERLQVTLQAARSAARDLYLKPVMMELRPLLALLFDDLSITFDEKTLLPHKIMRGGAEEDVERLSGGTREQLSVLTRLAFARLLARDGRPAPVILDDALVYSDDDRIEKMFDALHRQSADQQIIVFSCRQRAFARLGGRALRMIDWRPES, encoded by the coding sequence ATGAAGATCACCGCGCTCCGGCTCTTCAACGTCAAGCGTTTCGCCGGCCGCGGCGTCGCCATCGAGGACATCGGCGACGGCGTCAACGTGCTCTGCGCCGCCAACGAGTTCGGCAAGTCGACGAGTTTCGAGGCGCTGCACGCGCTGTTCTTCCAGGCCCATACCGGCCAGCCGAAGGACGTGAAGCGGCTCCAGCCCTACAGCGGCGGCAACCCGGTGATCGAGGCGGACATCGAGACCGAGGCGGGGCGCTACCGGCTCGCCAAGCAGTTCCTCGGCGGCAAGCGCGCCACGGTCACCGACATCGGCAGCGGCCGGCTGGTGGCGCAGGCCGACGAGGCCGAGGCCTTCATCGCCGGGCTGACGCGGGGCGGCACGGCGGGGCCGGCCGGCCTGTTGTGGGTGCGGCAGGGCATCACCGGCATCGAGGATCGCGACCGGCGCGAGGAGGAGGACGAGCGCCGGGTGCGCGCGAGCCTGCTCGAATCGGTGCAGGGCGAGGTCGAGGCCGTCACCGGCGGGCGCCGCATGGCCGAGGTCTCGGCGCGCTGCGCGGAGGAACTCGGCCGCCTCGTCACCGCCAGCGGACGCCCGAAGGCCGGCGGTCCCTACGAGGCAGCAACGGCCGAGCAGAAGCGGCTGGCGGCGGAAGAGGCGCGGCTCAGGGCCGACGTCGACGCCCTGCGCAAGGATCTCGACGAGCGCGCCACCGCGGCGAAGCACCTGAAGGAAATCGACGACCCGGACGAACGGGCCGCCCGGCGCCAGGCGCTCGACAAGGCGCAGGCCGCGCTCGACGCCGCCCGGGCGCATGGCGAGGCGCTGAAGACGGCGCAGGCGGCGCTCGCGCATGCGCGCAGCCGCCGCGACGCGACCGGGCGCGAACGCGAGGCCTTCCGCGGCGCGCTGGCGACGTCCGTCCAACTCGCCGGCCGGATCGCCGCCGCGGAGCAGGCGCGCGACGCGGCGCTTGCCCGGCACCGGGCGGCGACGGACGCGATCGCCCGGGCCGAGGCCGCCGCGCAGGCGGCCGAGACCGGGGAGAAGCAGGCGCGCGACCTCTTCGCGCGGCTCGACGCGGCGCTGAAGGCGAAGGACCGGGCCGAGCGGGTCGCGGCGCTCGCGACGACGCTGGAGACCGTCGAGACGCTGCGGACGGAGCGCGAGGCCGCCGAGGCCGCGCTGGCGCCGCTCGCCGTGCCGGCGAAATCGGTCGAGCGGCTGCAGGCGCTGGAGGTCGAGATCGCCGGGCTGGCGGCGCTGGCATCGGCGCGCGAGCCGAAGCTCGCCATCGCCTACGAGGCCGGTGCCACCGCCCGTGTGACGCTCGACGGCGTCACGCTCGACGACGGCGAGGAGCGCGGCCTCGCCGATCCGGCCCGGCTCGACATCCCCGGCATCGGGACGGTGACGCTGCGGACCAGCCGCCCGGCCGGCGACGACGCGGCGCTGCGCAAGGCCGTGACCGAGCGCGACGGCCTGCTGGCCAAGCTCGGTGCAGCCGGCCTGCCTGAGGTGCGGCAGCGCGAGGCGGCGGCGCAGCGCGCGAAGGCCGACATCGATCGCCTCGCCGCCCGCATCGAGGCGCTGGCGCCGCAGGGCCTGGCCGCGCTGCGCGAGGAGATCGCAAGGCTCGCCTCCACGGCACTGCCGGACCTGGAAATCAAGGGCGATCCCGAGGTGGCCCGGCTCGATGCCGAAGAGGCGAGCCGGCGCGTCGGCGCCGCCCGGCTCGCGCTGCGCGAAGCGCAGCCGTCACGCGGCCTCGCGGAGGACGCGCTGCGCAAGGCCGAGACGGCTCTGGCGGCGCTTCAGGGCGAACGCGCGCAGGTGGAAGCCTCGCTCGGCCCCGCGGACGCCCGCGCCGAGCGCGAGCGGGCGCTCGCCGAACAGGCCGACCTCGCCGCGGAACAGGCGGCCGAGGCGGAGGCGAAGGCGACGCGGCTCATGGAGGCCGCCCCCGACATCGCCTCGGCGGAAGCCGCGGTGAAGCGCCTGCGCTCCGCCGAAGAGACCGCGACGAAGCAGATCGCAGACCTGCGCGAACGCATCGCCGGGCTCGACGGGACGATCCGGGCCCGCGCCGACGAGGCCGTGGAGGAACAGTGGCGGGAAACGCGCGAGGCGCTCGACGCGGCCGACCGCCGCGTGGCGGCCTTCGCGGCGGAGGTCGCGCTCCTCGAGCGGCTGCAGGTCACACTGCAGGCTGCGCGCTCGGCCGCCCGCGACCTCTATCTGAAACCGGTGATGATGGAGCTTCGCCCGCTGCTGGCCTTGCTCTTCGACGACCTGTCGATCACCTTCGACGAGAAGACGCTGCTGCCGCACAAGATCATGCGCGGCGGCGCGGAGGAGGACGTCGAGCGGCTGAGCGGCGGCACGCGCGAGCAATTGTCGGTGCTGACACGGCTGGCCTTCGCGCGGCTGCTCGCCCGCGACGGCCGTCCGGCGCCGGTCATCCTCGACGATGCGCTGGTCTATTCCGACGACGACCGGATCGAGAAGATGTTCGACGCGCTGCACCGCCAGTCGGCCGACCAGCAGATCATCG
- a CDS encoding ABC transporter substrate-binding protein has protein sequence MTRFHEAAGSVSRRALIVAAASTVAVAAFGGAAARAQDGLGTPEQPVEVRMIANEAFANQWQTLMVPEFNKAYPNIKVTIDGVPYVELLAKSMLDATGPSPTYDIIIADDPWVPQLAEVGALMDLKSAEAAARTDAGYDWDDFNAAPLAAGEWKGVQYGVPLRSNMLMMFVNKALYEKAGVPLPTPDLTWEQYLEQAPKLVQDTDGDGKVDAWAVDTYFVREPLTPTIWQTIMNSNGGQLLDADGKPAFDTEIGIAALETHRKLLEYAPTGAVSHGFSESLQAFRQGLVATMFNWGSVYKGSAIDEKTTTLKPDQVGIQVLPAGSVGPGAHRGIWNGTVSAKSENRQAAWTVIQWLSSKEGEAWHSANLGVFPARKSTLAAKPSVEWLGPVFAALQQAYDAAEKGKMWRIRHPRSDAAQQILADEHSRFMAGNVSAAEALQVAAEKIEKVLD, from the coding sequence ATGACCAGATTTCATGAAGCAGCAGGCTCGGTGTCGCGCCGCGCCTTGATCGTCGCGGCCGCCTCGACGGTCGCCGTGGCGGCCTTCGGCGGGGCGGCGGCGCGGGCGCAGGACGGGCTCGGCACGCCCGAGCAGCCGGTCGAGGTGCGGATGATCGCCAACGAGGCCTTCGCCAACCAGTGGCAGACGCTGATGGTGCCGGAGTTCAACAAGGCCTATCCGAACATCAAGGTCACGATCGACGGCGTGCCCTATGTCGAACTCCTGGCCAAGAGCATGCTCGACGCCACCGGCCCGAGCCCGACCTACGACATCATCATCGCCGACGATCCCTGGGTGCCGCAGCTGGCCGAGGTCGGCGCGCTGATGGACCTGAAGAGCGCCGAGGCGGCCGCCAGGACCGACGCCGGCTACGACTGGGACGATTTCAACGCCGCGCCGCTGGCCGCGGGCGAGTGGAAGGGCGTCCAGTACGGCGTGCCGCTGCGTTCCAACATGCTGATGATGTTCGTCAACAAGGCCCTCTACGAGAAGGCGGGCGTGCCGCTGCCGACGCCGGACCTGACCTGGGAGCAGTATCTGGAGCAGGCGCCGAAGCTGGTGCAGGACACCGACGGCGACGGCAAGGTCGATGCCTGGGCGGTCGACACCTACTTCGTGCGCGAGCCGCTGACGCCGACCATCTGGCAGACGATCATGAACTCGAACGGCGGTCAGCTGCTCGATGCGGACGGCAAGCCCGCCTTCGACACCGAGATCGGCATCGCCGCGCTGGAGACCCACAGGAAGCTGCTCGAATACGCGCCGACGGGTGCCGTGAGCCACGGCTTCTCGGAATCGCTGCAGGCGTTCCGCCAGGGCCTCGTCGCGACGATGTTCAACTGGGGCAGCGTCTACAAGGGCTCGGCGATCGATGAGAAGACGACGACGCTGAAGCCGGATCAGGTCGGCATCCAGGTCCTGCCGGCGGGCTCCGTCGGCCCCGGCGCGCATCGCGGCATCTGGAACGGCACGGTCTCGGCCAAGAGCGAGAACAGGCAGGCCGCCTGGACCGTCATCCAGTGGCTGTCCTCGAAGGAGGGCGAGGCCTGGCACTCTGCCAATCTCGGCGTCTTCCCGGCGCGCAAGTCGACGCTCGCCGCCAAGCCCTCCGTCGAGTGGCTCGGCCCGGTCTTCGCCGCGCTCCAGCAGGCCTATGACGCGGCCGAAAAGGGCAAGATGTGGCGCATCCGCCATCCGCGTTCCGATGCGGCGCAGCAGATTCTCGCCGACGAACATTCCCGCTTCATGGCCGGCAACGTCAGCGCCGCGGAAGCCTTGCAGGTCGCGGCCGAAAAGATCGAGAAGGTCCTCGACTGA
- a CDS encoding PGN_0703 family putative restriction endonuclease, whose protein sequence is MNTPVRPDFVAEQRALQSAFLAATIPGHAGHEGSAYRLPPEERCLNLNPAIRETAERYFADNAIAWHQHAAHGLSSQAACLNFLMPLATRPDALARLVQSAVGGDLPEMLPVETGPDGAPWHVGFEWIGRADHLNEWPRSGQPRRGANVTSADAILRFRQAGRVETLLVEWKYTESYGTPPEGKREAERLRRYQKLIFAPFGPIRSDAGLKPADLFWDPFYQLMRQQILAHRMQAAKEDGAERVRVLHVAPAGNWRLRRVTSPALRALGDDAFAVFRSLLADPESFVGQSTEALFHPLIAEAPADDVWAGYLRDRYGLAAPQSAVESAEPGDAPPAG, encoded by the coding sequence ATGAACACACCCGTCCGCCCCGACTTCGTCGCCGAACAGCGCGCCCTGCAATCGGCCTTCCTCGCCGCGACGATTCCCGGCCATGCCGGGCACGAGGGCAGCGCCTACCGCCTGCCGCCGGAAGAGCGGTGCCTCAATCTCAACCCCGCCATCCGCGAGACGGCGGAGCGATACTTCGCCGACAACGCCATCGCCTGGCACCAGCACGCAGCGCACGGCCTGTCCTCGCAGGCAGCCTGCCTGAACTTTCTCATGCCGCTCGCCACGCGGCCCGACGCGCTGGCCCGGCTCGTCCAGTCTGCCGTCGGCGGCGACCTGCCGGAGATGCTGCCGGTCGAGACGGGACCGGACGGCGCGCCGTGGCACGTCGGTTTCGAATGGATCGGCAGGGCGGACCATCTCAACGAATGGCCGCGCAGCGGCCAGCCCCGGCGCGGCGCCAACGTCACCTCGGCCGACGCGATCCTGCGCTTCCGGCAGGCCGGGCGCGTCGAGACCCTGCTCGTGGAATGGAAGTACACCGAGTCCTACGGAACGCCGCCGGAAGGGAAGCGCGAGGCCGAGCGCCTGCGCCGCTACCAGAAGCTCATCTTCGCGCCCTTCGGACCGATCCGCAGCGATGCCGGGCTGAAGCCCGCCGACCTGTTCTGGGACCCGTTCTACCAGCTCATGCGCCAGCAGATCCTCGCGCATCGCATGCAGGCGGCCAAGGAGGACGGAGCGGAGCGCGTGCGGGTGCTGCACGTGGCGCCCGCCGGCAACTGGCGCCTGCGCCGCGTCACCTCGCCCGCCCTGCGCGCGCTCGGCGACGACGCGTTCGCGGTGTTTCGCAGCCTGCTCGCCGACCCCGAAAGCTTCGTCGGCCAGTCGACCGAGGCGCTGTTTCATCCGCTCATCGCCGAAGCGCCCGCCGACGACGTCTGGGCGGGCTACCTGCGCGACCGCTACGGCCTCGCAGCGCCGCAGAGTGCCGTCGAATCCGCGGAGCCGGGGGACGCACCGCCGGCGGGGTGA